The Manihot esculenta cultivar AM560-2 chromosome 1, M.esculenta_v8, whole genome shotgun sequence genome has a window encoding:
- the LOC110621984 gene encoding short-chain dehydrogenase TIC 32 A, chloroplastic translates to MLETVKYLIGSAGPSGFGSKSTAEQVTAACDLRSITAIITGATSGIGAETARVLAKHGARLVLPARSLKAAEDTKARILSECPDSEIIVMALDLSSLNSVRNFVAKFESLNLPLNLLINNAGKFAHEHAISEDGIEMTFATNYLGHFLLTKLLLKKMIETAKESGIQGRIVNVSSSIHGWFSGDIIWYLGEISRNKCHYDATRAYSLSKLANVLHTKELAQRLKQMEANVTINCVHPGIVRTRLTREREGLLTDMVFLMASKLLKTIPQAAATTCYVATHPRLLNVSGKYFADCNEASSTSKLGSSSTEAARLWSASEIMVSRDPKAVFDPLSATDYVVHKEYI, encoded by the exons ATGCTGGAAACTGTCAAGTACCTCATCGGCTCAGCCGGCCCCAGTGGCTTCGGCTCTAAGTCCACCGCCGAACAAGTGACTGCAGCCTGCGATCTGCGTTCCATCACTGCCATTATCACCG GCGCTACTTCAGGGATAGGAGCCGAGACAGCGAGAGTGTTGGCCAAGCATGGAGCGAGGCTGGTTCTACCGGCTCGGAGCTTGAAAGCTGCGGAGGATACAAAAGCGCGTATACTTTCGGAATGCCCTGATTCAGAAATCATTGTTATGGCGCTTGATCTTAGCTCTCTTAATTCTGTTCGCAACTTCGTTGCGAAGTTTGAGTCTCTCAATTTGCCTCTCAATCTCCTCAT AAATAATGCGGGCAAGTTCGCACACGAGCATGCAATATCGGAAGATGGGATAGAAATGACCTTTGCCACTAATTATCTTg GTCATTTTCTGTTGACGAAATTGTTATTGAAGAAAATGATCGAAACTGCAAAAGAATCCGGCATCCAGGGCAGAATCGTTAACGTTTCATCTAGCATTCACGGCTGGTTTTCCGGAGATATCATTTGGTATCTAGGGGAAATATCCCGCAATAAATG TCATTACGATGCTACACGTGCTTACTCTCTCTCGAAGCTGGCTAACGTTTTGCACACCAAGGAGCTTGCTCAGAGATTGAAG CAAATGGAAGCCAACGTGACCATCAATTGTGTCCATCCAGGAATAGTTAGAACCAGACTCACCCGAGAACGAGAAGGCCTACTCACAG ATATGGTGTTTTTAATGGCTTCCAAGCTCTTGAAGACAATTCCTCAG GCTGCTGCTACTACTTGTTACGTAGCAACTCATCCCAGACTGTTGAATGTTTCTGGAAAGTATTTTGCTGATTGTAATGAAGCCTCTTCAACGTCGAAGTTGGGATCCAGCTCAACAGAAGCTGCACGGTTGTGGTCCGCCTCTGAAATCATGGTTTCTAGAGACCCAAAAGCAGTTTTTGACCCACTCAGTGCCACAGACTATGTGGTGCATaaagaatatatataa